The following nucleotide sequence is from Microbulbifer sp. A4B17.
GGAGAGTAAATGGTCAGTCAGAGAATTAACTATTTGCAGGTAGCAGGGATACTCACAGTGTTGGCTGCTTTAGTTCATATCGGGTGTATAGTATTTGGCGGTGATTGGTATCGGTTTCTCGGTGCCGGTGAGCATATGGCTCAACTAGCTGAAAGTGGCCACCCCTACCCAACTATTGTAACTGGTGTAATTTCAGCCGTTCTACTGCTTTGGGCTAGCTACGCTTTTTCTGGTGCGGGTTTAATTGTTAGGTTACCGCTGGTTCGACTTGGACTGATCCTAATCTCAACGATATTTTTGGCTCGTGCGCTGGGTTTTTATTTTATAATGCCAGCCTTCCCAGATAATTCGCTAACTTTCTGGCTAACCAGCTCAGGCATATGTTTAATTCTCGGCTTAACCTATGCGCTTGGCTTAATACAGAGGTGGAACCTAATTAGCGGAAAGATCTATTAATGGATGTTTTACTAGAAAATTTTATTCGTGAAGAACTCTCTGAACGCTTGATTGGGCGTATTGAAGCCACTGTTGCAGAAGCTACGCTTAACCCATCGATAGCTTTTAGAGAGTTTAATGAAAATGTTTATGACCTTGTATTTAACTTTGAAAAATCTGAGGTAAATGTAAATAATGTTTTAGATACTAGCTCATCCGGCACTGAGAACTTGTCAATAGATGTATTTTTATTAGCAATAGGGGCCAAGCTCAATTGTTAAGTAACTTTATATGTCTCAAATTTCTAGTTATTGTGGTATGTACCGTTTAAAAAATTGGTTTTGATGAAAGCTCAACCACATAATCTATTGAGTTTTGGCTTCAAGTATTACAAGTAAAAGCACTGGCTTTCCTCAAAGAATTAGAGATCATGATAGAAAAATTGGTATTGGCATTTGTAAGCAGCATAGCTATGGGTTGCTCTACTGTAGTTACAGAATATATTGAGCGATCTAATAGCTTTGATTTTAAAGAGATTGTTTCTTTCGATACTATTGAAACTTATGGATTTAAAAACAACAGGCATTGCTCTACAGAGCATAAAGTATGCACAAATTACCTTCTAGGGGAGCCACTTGAAAACAAGAAACTTCACTATACGGTTTCCCTGGAATCATTTAGCGGTTCTGAAAGTACTGTTAGTTTGGACATTTTAAAAAGCTCACTACCTGAATTACAGTCAGGCACAGTTGTTCTTATACATGGTTTCAGGGCATCTAAAGAGTTTATGCTGAACTCGGCTCTGTACTTCAGAATGTTAGGTTTTAGAGTTATAGTCCCTGACTTATTAGGGCATGGTGAATCTGATGAGGCTAAAGAATATGGTGTTGGTGATAGTAAAATAGTCAACGAAATCATCAACAAATATAAAAATAACACCCTGTATATTGTTGGTAATTCTATGGGTGGTACAACTGCAATGCAAATTTCTACTTTAAGAAATGACATTAATGGAATAATTCTACAAGCTCCAATGCTTCGATTTGATGAGGCGGTTTTAAATTACACTAAAGCTAACTTTCCCAGCATGACAATGCTTTTTTCAGAGGAAAGGATCAAGCAAGGAGCGTTAGATACTTTAGTTAGAGCTGATATCACTCCTGAACAGACGGACATTAAACCAATTATTGTATCTTCTAGTGTACCTATAATTATTTTTGCATCATCTTCAGATACTGTTGCTCCACACAGCAGCTATAGCGATCTAGAATCGAATGGTGTTTCAATTGTAAAAGTTGACGGCCGAAAC
It contains:
- a CDS encoding alpha/beta hydrolase, with amino-acid sequence MIEKLVLAFVSSIAMGCSTVVTEYIERSNSFDFKEIVSFDTIETYGFKNNRHCSTEHKVCTNYLLGEPLENKKLHYTVSLESFSGSESTVSLDILKSSLPELQSGTVVLIHGFRASKEFMLNSALYFRMLGFRVIVPDLLGHGESDEAKEYGVGDSKIVNEIINKYKNNTLYIVGNSMGGTTAMQISTLRNDINGIILQAPMLRFDEAVLNYTKANFPSMTMLFSEERIKQGALDTLVRADITPEQTDIKPIIVSSSVPIIIFASSSDTVAPHSSYSDLESNGVSIVKVDGRNHPSMSIIGDNESRELVHWFGKLSSISR